Proteins from one Peromyscus eremicus chromosome 8a, PerEre_H2_v1, whole genome shotgun sequence genomic window:
- the Psmc5 gene encoding 26S proteasome regulatory subunit 8, translated as MPAVPAERGKMALDGPEQMELEEGKAGSGLRQYYLSKIEELQLIVNDKSQNLRRLQAQRNELNAKVRLLREELQLLQEQGSYVGEVVRAMDKKKVLVKVHPEGKFVVDVDKNIDINDVTPNCRVALRNDSYTLHKILPNKVDPLVSLMMVEKVPDSTYEMIGGLDKQIKEIKEVIELPVKHPELFEALGIAQPKGVLLYGPPGTGKTLLARAVAHHTDCTFIRVSGSELVQKFIGEGARMVRELFVMAREHAPSIIFMDEIDSIGSSRLEGGSGGDSEVQRTMLELLNQLDGFEATKNIKVIMATNRIDILDSALLRPGRIDRKIEFPPPNEEARLDILKIHSRKMNLTRGINLRKIAELMPGASGAEVKGVCTEAGMYALRERRVHVTQEDFEMAVAKVMQKDSEKNMSIKKLWK; from the exons ATGCCGGCGGTCCCTGCCGAAAGAGGGAAGATGGCGCTTGATGGGCCAGAGCAG ATGGAACTGGAAGAGGGGAAGGCAGGCAGTGGACTCCGCCAGTATTATCTGTCCAAGATTGAAGAACTCCAG CTGATTGTAAATGATAAGAGCCAGAATCTCCGGAGACTGCAGGCCCAGAGGAATGAGCTAAATGCAAAAG TTCGCCTGCTGCGGGAggagctgcagctgctgcaggaACAGGGCTCCTATGTTGGAGAAGTAGTTCGGGCCATGGATAAGAAAAAAGTGTTGGTCAAG GTCCATCCTGAGGGCAAATTCGTCGTTGATGTGGACAAGAACATTGACATCAATGAT GTGACGCCCAATTGCCGGGTTGCTCTAAGGAATGACAGCTACACTCTGCATAAGATCCTACCTAATAAGGTGGACCCTCTGGTGTCACTCATGATGGTGGAAAAGGTGCCGGACTCAACTTACGAGATGATTGGTGGTCTGGACAAGCAGATCAAAGAGATCAAAGAAGTGATCGAGCTGCCCGTGAAGCACCCTGAGCTCTTTGAAGCACTGGGTATTGCACAACCAAAG GGAGTGCTCCTGTATGGACCCCCAGGCACTGGGAAGACATTGTTGGCCCGCGCTGTGGCTCATCATACGGACTGTACCTTTATTCGTGTGTCTGGCTCTGAACTGGTACAGAAATTTATCGGGGAAG GGGCAAGGATGGTGAGGGAGCTGTTTGTCATGGCACGAGAGCATGCTCCATCTATCATCTTCATGGACGAGATTGACTCTATCGGCTCCTCCCGGCTGGAGGGAGGCTCTGGAGGGGACAGTGAAGTGCAGCGTACCATGCTGGAACTGCTCAACCAGCTGGATGGCTTCGAGGCCACCAAGAATATCAAG gTTATCATGGCTACTAATAGGATTGATATCCTGGACTCTGCCCTGCTTCGTCCTGGGAGGATCGACAGAAAAATTGAATTCCCACCTCCTAATGAGGAG GCCCGGCTGGACATTTTGAAAATCCACTCTCGCAAAATGAACTTGACCAGGGGGATCAACCTGAGAAAAATTGCTGAATTGATGCCAGGAGCTTCAGGGGCTGAAGTGAAG GGTGTGTGCACAGAAGCCGGCATGTATGCTCTGCGGGAACGGCGTGTCCATGTCACTCAGGAGGACTTTGAGATGGCAGTAGCTAAG GTCATGCAAAAGGACAGTGAGAAAAATATGTCCATCAAGAAGCTATGGAAATGA